From the Kitasatospora atroaurantiaca genome, the window GAGGCGGCGGGCGGAGTCTCGGAGAACTGACCCGGCGTCAGTCGCTGATCTCGACGCCCCGCCAGAAGGCGACATGACCGGCGATGTGCGCGGCGTCGGGGCTCGGGTCGGCGTAGAACCACGCGGCGTCCGGGTTCTCCGCGTCCGCGACCCGCACCGTGTAGTAGGAGGCGGTGCCCTTCCACGAGCAGTACGTGCTGGTCGCGGACGGGCTCAGGAGCGCCATCCGGACCGAGCCGGGAGGGAAGTAGTGGTTGCCCTCCACGATCGTGGTCTCGTCGCTCTCGGCGAGCACCTCGCCGTTCCATCGCGCAGTAGCCATGGGCCCATTCTGCCCCGGCCCCGGGGTGCGGGTGTCATGTCCGTTGATCTCACTGCATCCTGACTGCTCAGCACCCTTTCTGGCATATGCTGCTGGCGCGGCTGGGCCCCGCAACGAGGCGGGGCGGCCATCAGACCCTCGGCAGGAGCGTCCCGATGAGCGACCACGATCTCGACCTCGACAGTGCGGCGATCCCGGTTGGGGTGATCGGCCTCGGCGACATCGCGCAGAAGGCGTACCTCCCGGTGCTCACCGCCCAGCCGGGTCTGGACCTGCGGCTGATGACCCGGGACCGCGCCAAGCTCGACCGCATCGGCGACGCGTACCGCATCACCCACCGGTACACCGACCTCGGCGAGCTGATCGACAGCGGCGTGCGGGCCGCCTTCGTGCACGCCGCCACCGAGCAGCACGTCCCGATCGTCGAGCAGCTGCTCACGGCCGGGGTGGACGTGTACGTCGACAAGCCGCTCGACCACCACCTGGAGGGCGCCCGTCACCTGGTCGAACTCGCCGAGCGGACCGGCCGTTCGCTGCTGGTGGGCTTCAACCGGCGGCACGCGCCCGGCTACCTGCTGGCGACGGAGCGGCCACGGGACCTGATCGTCCTGCAGAAGAACCGCGAGGGGCTGCCGGAGGCTCCCCGCTCGGCGGTCTTCGACGACTTCATCC encodes:
- a CDS encoding DUF427 domain-containing protein, with protein sequence MATARWNGEVLAESDETTIVEGNHYFPPGSVRMALLSPSATSTYCSWKGTASYYTVRVADAENPDAAWFYADPSPDAAHIAGHVAFWRGVEISD
- a CDS encoding Gfo/Idh/MocA family oxidoreductase, whose protein sequence is MPVGVIGLGDIAQKAYLPVLTAQPGLDLRLMTRDRAKLDRIGDAYRITHRYTDLGELIDSGVRAAFVHAATEQHVPIVEQLLTAGVDVYVDKPLDHHLEGARHLVELAERTGRSLLVGFNRRHAPGYLLATERPRDLIVLQKNREGLPEAPRSAVFDDFIHVVDTLRFLVPGEIEHVDVRSRTKDGLLEHLVLTLAGDGFTALGIMNRVSGSTEEVLEVSGGDSKRVVVNLAEVIDHKGQPTVRRRGDWVSVARQRGIEQVVLSFLEAVRVGKTLSARDALQTHELCEQIVERIEARAR